In the genome of cyanobacterium endosymbiont of Braarudosphaera bigelowii, one region contains:
- the sufB gene encoding Fe-S cluster assembly protein SufB: protein MNATNVKNLVNQPYKYGFVTDIEADTIPRGLSEEVVRLISAKKNEPDFMLDFRLKAFKQWQKMFEPSWPHITYPKIDYQNIIYYSAPKQKKEKLNNLDEVDPALLETFDKLGIPLSEQKRLSNVAVDVIFDSVSITTTFKDKLAESGVIFCSISEALEQYPELIKKYLGSVVPISDNFFSALNSAVFSDGSFAFIPKGVECPMELSTYFRINSGDAGQFERTLIVAEEGASVSYLEGCTAPMFDTNQLHAAVVELVVLDNASIKYSTVQNWYAGDETGKGGIYNFVTKRGLCKGVNSKISWTQVETGSAITWKYPSCVLVGDNSIGEFYSIALTNNKQQADTGTKMVHIGKNTRSTIISKGISAGNSTNSYRGLVKMGPKAQGARNYSQCDSMLIGDNAEANTFPYIQADNNTTKVEHEASTSKIGEDQLFYFAQRGIPEEDAVSIIVSGFCKDVLSELPMEFASEADKLLSLKLEGSVG, encoded by the coding sequence ATGAATGCAACAAACGTCAAGAACCTAGTCAATCAACCTTATAAATATGGCTTTGTTACTGACATTGAAGCTGATACTATTCCTCGTGGTTTAAGTGAAGAAGTGGTCCGCCTCATCTCAGCAAAGAAAAATGAACCAGATTTCATGCTTGATTTTCGTCTCAAGGCTTTCAAGCAATGGCAGAAAATGTTTGAGCCTTCTTGGCCTCATATTACATATCCAAAAATTGACTATCAAAATATTATCTACTACTCTGCTCCAAAGCAAAAAAAAGAAAAACTTAATAATCTAGATGAAGTTGATCCTGCACTACTGGAAACTTTTGATAAACTTGGAATTCCTTTGTCAGAGCAAAAACGTCTTAGTAATGTAGCTGTTGATGTCATCTTTGATAGTGTATCAATAACAACAACCTTTAAAGACAAATTAGCTGAATCTGGAGTTATATTTTGTTCTATATCTGAAGCACTAGAACAATATCCTGAGTTAATTAAAAAGTATCTTGGAAGCGTAGTACCCATAAGTGATAACTTTTTTTCAGCATTAAATTCTGCCGTGTTTAGTGATGGTTCTTTTGCCTTCATCCCTAAAGGTGTGGAGTGCCCTATGGAACTTTCAACATATTTTCGTATTAATAGTGGAGATGCAGGACAATTTGAAAGAACTTTAATAGTAGCAGAAGAAGGAGCCTCTGTGAGTTACTTAGAAGGTTGTACAGCTCCAATGTTCGATACTAACCAATTGCATGCTGCTGTAGTTGAGCTTGTTGTCCTAGACAATGCTAGCATTAAATACTCTACCGTTCAAAACTGGTATGCTGGCGATGAAACAGGAAAAGGAGGAATTTATAATTTCGTTACTAAAAGGGGACTTTGTAAAGGAGTTAATTCTAAAATATCTTGGACTCAAGTAGAGACAGGTTCAGCTATTACTTGGAAATATCCAAGTTGTGTACTAGTAGGAGATAACTCTATTGGAGAATTTTATTCAATTGCGCTGACTAACAATAAACAACAGGCAGATACTGGGACTAAGATGGTACATATTGGAAAAAATACTCGCAGTACTATTATTTCGAAAGGAATTTCTGCAGGAAACTCCACAAATAGTTATAGAGGCTTAGTTAAAATGGGTCCCAAGGCTCAAGGGGCTAGAAATTATTCTCAATGCGATTCAATGCTTATTGGTGATAATGCAGAGGCTAATACCTTTCCTTATATACAAGCAGATAACAATACGACAAAAGTTGAACATGAGGCTTCTACATCTAAAATAGGAGAGGATCAATTATTTTACTTTGCCCAGAGAGGCATCCCTGAAGAAGATGCAGTCTCAATTATAGTTAGTGGTTTTTGCAAGGATGTACTAAGTGAGCTACCTATGGAATTTGCTTCTGAAGCAGATAAGTTATTAAGCCTTAAACTAGAAGGAAGTGTAGGTTAA
- the sufC gene encoding Fe-S cluster assembly ATPase SufC — MDNVILSVKNLTANVSGTPILKGVNLEIKAGEIHAIMGRNGSGKSTFSKILAGHPDYVVTGGEIIYKGQNILEKEPHERALDGIFLAFQYPLEIPGVSNLDFLRVAYNIRRKHLGLEEIDTFDFEDLVEKKLDIVKMDPAFLNRSLNEGFSGGEKKRNEILQMALLEPTLAILDEIDSGLDIDALRIVADGVNQLAHSNNAFLLITHYQRLLTYIQPHHIHVMYDGKIVISGGKELALELEETGYDFIEEKLLKTT, encoded by the coding sequence ATGGACAATGTTATCTTATCTGTTAAAAATTTAACTGCTAATGTTAGTGGAACACCTATTTTAAAAGGTGTTAACTTAGAAATTAAAGCAGGAGAAATTCATGCAATTATGGGTAGAAATGGATCGGGGAAAAGTACTTTCTCAAAAATCCTTGCAGGGCATCCTGACTATGTAGTTACTGGAGGAGAAATAATTTATAAAGGACAAAATATTTTAGAAAAAGAACCCCACGAAAGAGCATTAGATGGAATCTTTCTAGCTTTTCAATATCCTCTAGAAATTCCTGGAGTAAGTAATCTTGATTTCCTCAGAGTTGCGTATAATATTCGCAGAAAACATTTAGGTCTAGAAGAGATAGATACCTTTGATTTTGAAGATTTAGTTGAAAAAAAATTAGATATTGTTAAAATGGACCCTGCTTTTCTTAATAGAAGCTTAAATGAAGGCTTTTCTGGTGGAGAGAAAAAACGGAACGAAATTCTTCAAATGGCACTTTTAGAACCAACTTTAGCAATCTTAGATGAAATTGATTCCGGTTTAGATATTGATGCTTTAAGAATTGTTGCTGATGGAGTTAATCAATTAGCTCATTCTAATAATGCTTTTCTACTAATTACTCACTACCAGCGTCTACTTACATACATTCAACCTCATCATATTCATGTTATGTATGATGGAAAAATTGTTATTAGTGGTGGTAAAGAATTAGCTTTAGAGCTAGAAGAAACTGGCTATGATTTTATAGAAGAAAAATTACTGAAAACAACTTAA